The genomic window ccttcttcagggcactgtgatgccgaaacgttggtgatttacccaataaattactgggagtttatatatggagtgtgcAACTCTTTATGTTTATGGCTTATAGTCATAACATAACATTACTAGGACCCAGAGATTTTCCTGGTGAGGTCATATAGACCTTGCCctaaacataacataacataactcaaccataaccataactctaaccaTAGCATTCCGTCTCTCCAGCCCCTTGCCCTCCACCGGTGGTGACCTACAGTGGTTCCAACTCCTCGGCCACCATCTCGTGGAATGGTGCCGTCTACGCCACCATGTATACGGTGTATGACATCAGTGGCGTGGTGCGGACCCAGGTGTGCAGCACGGTACAGCTGTCCTGTTCCCTGACCAACCTCGACTACAACAACCTGGAGGTCACCGCTAGCAACACTGCCGGGGAGAGCGACCCAACCAGGGAAATAACAGGTAGGAACCAACCCAAACGGTTGTGTTTGAAAATGTGACCGTTTGTTATCGAAATAGGCAGAAGCCAGTCACTTAATACAATGTTAATCACTGTCTCTTAATACAATGTTAATCACTGTCTCTTAATATAATGTTAATCAATGTCTCTTAATATAATGTTAATCACTGTCTCTTAATATAATGTTAATCACTGTCTCTTAACATGGTTCCCATCGACAGTGCATCACTTGAAAAGGAGAGATCTCAGTGAAGAAGAGATGATCTCAGAGACGGGTGCGTTAAGCTCTGCTCTACTTCATACTCTATGATACAGGAGAGCAACGTTACAAACCGAAAAGTGGTTTTAACAAATCAATTCTAATAAATAATTCAGTTCATAATCAGACCTCTCCTTGCCTCCTTCATCAGGTCTGTCCATGCCCGAGGTGCAGGTCACCGTGGAAACCCTAAACGTCCTCCTGGTGGAGTGGTCCCGCGTGAAGGGGGCGGCCTACTACACCCTGGTGGTCCGAGAGCAGAGTTCTCACCCCCGCCACGTCAGCCGCTCTCAGATACTGACCGTGTACGGCGAGAGCTCCATcgtcactgacctcaacccttcCTCCACTTACTGCCTATCTGTGTCTGCCCAGACAGAGGCCAGCAAGGGGCCCGACTCAGAGCCTGTGTGTGTGGAGACTGTGGCACCTGCAGTCAAGATGTGAAGGGGGGTTCTGGACTGAAGAAAAGAAGTAGAGCCATGAATGTATCTGAATATATGGCTCTAATCATGGGTATCACAGAACGAGAATGTAATAGTCTCTGGATCTTTTGGTGCCAACAAGGGCACGGCAACCCACAAGAAATTGTTCAATCTCAAATCAGTCTGACTTACTCTGTAAAACTAAGGTCTCTTTTGGGAAAGTGGGCTTCTAACTTCCTGGTTAAACGCAAAAGCTACAGTATGGCTCTGGTCGGCGTTACAGGGCCGATGGCAGTATGTATTGTATGGTCACTGCAGACAGCTGAATGCTATCgctcagtgtttcccaactcgtCTTCCAGTACCCTGAAGTTGGTGAAATCAAAGCTCAAACATGTATTTCTAGTTTTTGTGTAATTTTTACAATACCTTCAAAAAGTTAATTTTAATGACTTGTTTCATATGCATCTTTCCTTTTTATTACTTATGTATACTGAAccgaaatataaatgcaacatgcaacaatttcaacaattttactgagttacagtgaatataaggaaatcggtcaatttaaataaattcataaggcccaaatctatggatttcacatgcgcagccataggcccacccacttggcagctaggcccacccaatcagaattagttttctcccacaaaagggctttattacagacagaaatactccttggtttcatcagctgtccaggtggctggtctcagacaatcatgcaggtgaagaagccagatgtggaggtcctgagttgccgtggttacacgtggtctgcggttatgaGGCCGGTTTGACATActatcaaattctctaaaatgaagttggaggtggcttatggtagagaaattaacacatttcaaacagctctggtggacattcctgcagtcagcatgccaattgcatgctccttcaaaacttgagacatcggtGCACatttttagaatggccttttaatggtttaatcagcttcttgatatgccacacctgtcaggtggatgaaatCTTTTGGCAAacgagaaatactcactaacaggaatgtaaacaaatttgtgcacaaaatatgagagaaataagcttttgtgggtatggaacatttctgggatattttatttcagctcatgaaacatgggaccaacactttacatgttgcgtttatatttttgttcagtatatgtatctTTATTGAAGAGTAATATATCTGGCTGTATTTTCAATAACAGATTATTTGTAATGTACTGTGCCATTTTCTTGACTATCTTTATCaagagaaacagtcagacaaaaaTGATCAAAATGTACAACTTTTCCACTTTCATTAATTCAAATTCATTGTCATTCAGTACAAAATAGAATATATAAAATACTCATATCTCCCTTTCATTGATGTCGATACTTATTTCTAATGGGGACAATGAACAACGGAGTATGATGCACTTTATTACATGGTAGtccgtcatttagcagacaccacggtagtccattattcagtcatttagcagacactacggtagtccattattcagtcatttagcagacactacggTAGTCCGcaattcagtcatttagcagacaccacggtagtccattattcagtcatttagcagacactatggtagtccattattcagtcatttattcagtccattattcagtcacactcatttagcagacactacggtagtccattattcagtcatttagcagacactacggTATTCAGTCCTTTATCACACTAcggtagtccattattcagtcatttagcagacactacgACAGTCATTTAtggtagtccattattcagtcatttagcagacactacggTAGTCTGcaattcagtcatttagcagacaccacggtagtccattattcagtcatttagtCCATTATTCAGTCCTTTATCACACTAcggtagtccattattcagtcacttagcagacactatggtagtccattattcagtcatttagcagacactacagCAGTCCATTATTCAGCCATTTTAGTCcagtccattattcagtcatttagcagacactacggtagtccattattcagtcatttagcagacactatggtagtccattattcagtcatttatcACACTAcggtagtccattattcagtcacttagcagacactacggtagtccattattcagtcatttagcagacactacggtagtccattattcagtcatttatcACACTAcggtagtccattattcagtcacTTAGCCATTATTCAGATTTATCACACTAcggtagtccattattcagtcacATTATTTATTCAGTCATTTATCATTTATCACACTACGGtagtcattattcagtcatttaggacactagtccattattcagtcatttagcagacactacggtagtccattattcagtcatttatcACACTAcggtagtccattattcagtcatttatcACACTAcggtagtccattattcagtcatttagtccattattcagtcatttatcACACTAtggtagtccattattcagtcatttagcagacactacggtagtccattattcagtcatttatcACACTAcggtagtccattattcagtcatttatcACACTAtggtagtccattattcagtcatttagcagacactacagcagtccattattcagtcatttagcagacactacggtagtccattattcagtcatttagcagacactacagtagtccattattcagtcatttagcagacactatggtagtccattattcagtcatttagcacacACTATGGTAGTCtgttattcagtcatttagcacacTACTATGTAGTCCATTAttcagtaatttagcagacactatggTAGTCtgttattcagtcatttagcacacTACTATGGTAGTAGTCCGTTTTCACATTTAGTCAGACACTAtggtagtccattattcagtcatttagcagacactacagtagtccgttattcagtcatttagcagacactatggtagtccattattcagtcatttagcagacactacgagcagtccattattcagtcatttagcagacactatggtagtccattattcagacactacagtagtccaTTCAGttttattcattattcagtcatttagcagacaccacagtagtccattattcagtcatttaggtagtccattattcagtcatttattTAGCAGACACCAcggtagtccattattcagtcatttagcagacacccattattcagtcatttagcagacactacagGTCATTTAGTCAGACACCACGGTAGTccattcagtcatttagcagacactatagtccattattcagtcatttagcagacactatggTAGTCcgttattcagtcatttagcacacactagtccattattcagtcatttagcagacactatggtagtccattattcattcagtcatttagcatttagcagacagacacagtagtccattattcagtcatttagcagacactatggtagtccattattcagtcatttagcaggtACACACTACAGTAGTCCATTTAGTCACACTAtggtagtccattattcagtcatttagcagacactatggTAGtccagtcatttagcagattcattattcagtcatttagcacacTTAGTCcgttattcagtcatttagcagacactatggtagtccattattcagtcatttagcagacactcattTAGCagtagtccattattcagtcatttagcagacactatggtagtccattattcagtcatttagcagacactacggTAGTCCATTCAGTCATTATTAGTCCATTCAGTCATTTAGTCCATTAGTCATTTAGCAGTAGTcatttcatttagcagacactacagtagtccattattcagtcatttagcagacaccacGGTAGTccattcagtcatttagcagacactatggtagtccattattcagtcatttagcagacactacagtagtccattattcagtcatttagcattTAGCACACCACTACCATTATTCAGTAGTCATTTAGCACACCACGGTAGTccattcagtcatttagcagacactatggtagtccattattcagtcatttagtCCAGCAGACACTATGTTCAGTCATTTAGCACACTACGatagtccattattcagtcatttagcagacaccacggtagtccattattcagtcatttagcagacacactagtcatttagcagacactttgtAGTCCATTatttattcagtcatttagcagacactggtagtccattattcagtagtccattattcagtcatttagcagacactacagtagtccattattcagtcatttagccattattcagtcatttagcagacaccacaggtagtccattattcagtccattattcagtcatttagcagacactatggtagtccattattcagtcatttagcagacactacaggtagtccattattcagtcatttagcagacactacggtagtccattattcagtcatttagcagacactacagtagtccattattcagtcatttagcagacaccacggtagtccattattcagtcatttagcagacactatggtagtccattattcagtcatttagcagacactacagTATTATTCAGTCAGACacttattcagtcatttagcagacactacggtagtccattattcagtcatttagcagtactatggtagtccattattcagtcatttagcagacactacagtagtcatttattcagtcatttagtagtccattattcagtcagCAGACACCACGGTTTAGTccattcagtcatttagcagacaccacGGTAGTccattcagtcatttagcagacactacagtagtccattattcagtcatttagcagacaccacGGTAGTccattcagtcatttagcagacaccacGGTAGTccattcagtcatttagcagacactacggtagtccattattcagtcatttagcagacactacagtattccattattcagtcatttagcagacaccacGGTAGTccattcagtcatttagcagacactacagtagtccattattcagtcatttagcagacactacagtattccattattcagtcatttagcagacactacagtattccattattcagtcatttagcagacaccacGGTAGTccattcagtcatttagcagacaccacGGTAGTccattcagtcatttagcagacactacagtagtccattattcagtcatttagcagacaccattcagtcatttagcagacactacatccattattcagtcatttagcagacaccacGGTAGTccattcagtcatttagcagacactatggtagtccattattcagtcatttagcagacaccacGGTCGTCCGTtattgtcatttagcagacactacagtagtccattattcagtcatttagcagacactacagtagtccattattcagtcatttagtAGACACTACGGTAGTCCATTTCTTCATTTAGTAGACACTACGGTGGTCCGttatttagtcatttagcagacattacAGCAGTCCATTATAACCATGGTATACAATCCCCTAGATCTGGAAGTGCTTTGAAGAGTACTCGTGTAATCGAGTGAGATCGTACCAGATAAAACCTTTTTAGAGGAGTACTTGTGTATGAATAAGGAATTACAGCTTTAAGAATTACATCTCAACTAAACCATAATCACCCCACACAACGTCTCCTTTTGTAAAAGTTGTTTAATTAGAAAACAAAATGCAACAGAGCACTTAACCAAACACAGCACAATATCAGTACGGCTCAGTGCATGGTACAAATTCACCTCCGGAGGTTTGCTCTGTCGGATTTAAAACATTCTCAGACCCGGATGTACAAAGCAATTTGGAACTTTCCAGAGACAAAACCATATGAAACTTAAAATGGCATTTTTTATTTCTAATACAACTGTCTCGACTGAAAAGTCACGCTGGTCTAGAAAGggaggagaaaggcagagagatagaaagatctacataaagtaacattACGTTGGCCAAAGACAAGTCCAGGTAGATTCTCGTGCtaatgtttttttcttctctttttaATAATACGTGGCAGACTACACGAACAAGTAAAACAAATGAAtgaagagagaaaggcagagaagaGCTGTGACGAGCTAAGGGGACTCTGCCCTAGCGCTCtgtgtcgtcctctctcctctatccatgcTCTGGCTCCTCCTGCGCTCTCGGTGTTTCCCGTGGTCTTTCCCATTGCTGGGCTCTCGTGGCCGTGGCCCGCTCTTTGCTCCGGCTCCGCTCTTTGCTGCGGCTGCGTTTTCCTGTTTTCTCCTTCTCCCCCAGCTCTTGCTTCCACTCTCTTCTTGGACTTCTCTCTTCTTGGACTTCTCCTTGTGTCTCCTTTCCCTGCTTCCGCTCCGACTGGAGCGCTtggccttcctctcctccctgtgccccctcctctcatcccgcTCTTCTTTGTGtctcctgtcctcagtctctcccttGCTCCTCTTGTCCTTggacctctccctccctctgtcactgcCCCTGTCTTTCCTCCTGCTTCTGTCGTTCTCCCCGcccccctccctttctttctccctgtctttccGCTCTCCCTTGCGTTCCCTGCTCCTGGACCGtcgcctctccctttctcctcccctgtccctctctttctcccctctctccctctcccctcctctcctgtccccgtccttaccctccctctccttcctctggcGGTCACGTTCCCTTTCCAGCTCGCGGTCGAAGCTTGGGCCGTGGCGCTCTCGTTCGCGGTGGTGGCTCCTGCTCCTCGACCGTTTGGGGGACCTCCTGGGGCTCCTGACCAATAGAAAAACAGAAACAAACCTAAATATCAGCCTCATGAACAGCAAAAACCCTCTCTCATTGACAGAGATGCGATCCACATAATACAGAATACTCTTCGGAGTGGCTTTTATCCATTTCCTACCGGGAGCGTCTACGCCCTTCTGTCGCCCGTCCCTCCTCTGGCACAGGTTCAACCGGTTCCTCCACCTTCTCAGGAACCTTCCGGGGCCTTGCCTTCATCTGTGTGTCAATCATCTTCTGCACAGGCACCGGGATGCGTGGGAAGAGTGTGGAGAACCACTCCAGCTTGGTGAGAAACGACCGGACCATCTCACCGATGGTCATAACGCAGCCGCCTCCGGCCTTCACATCCAGCTCCTGAGaacatagggggggggggggggtattgaaaACGTTATTAACACACACAGATGCAAAACAGAACTACAAAAGACATTGCATTCATTATCATATTTATTCAGCATATCTCCCTAGTCCCTTGTTTTTTTAACACTTGCCTCCATGACTCAATTAGAAATCAAATATAATTTGTGATGACCAAGTACTGAACCTTCACCTCTGATTTCATCTAGCTTAATATGCTCACATATCAATCCTTATCATGTGTTTGCTTATAGTTCAACTTAACGCCTGATACTGACTATAGGAAATAATAGTATGGAAATGGAAAAATGGTTTCTCTCATTTAATCTGTCTGGCTGTCCTGAAAAGTCTGTACTTACACTGTGAGCTCTCTTACACAACGATATGTTAGCAAAATAACTGAAAACACCCTGggttgcatctcaatagtctaaagtggcttcctctcctcatcatTTCCTCCATCTGCACTAGCATTAAAAGAGGAAGTAAAGATGGGggtgagacaaggagaggaagcgACTTGAGATGGACAATTGAGATGGATCCGTAGGCAGGCAAAAAAATAAGGGTTAAGGAAAGTTTTTTGCTTCCTCCTTCCTAGTTCTCTCGACAGTCCAGGGAGACGCTGGCCACAGTGCAAGTACAGAGTGGAGGcatgtaggtaggtagataggtatgTGCACAGCAACTACAGAGAGACCAGGTCTGAATGGGTAGAGAACAGCCGTTTTGCACTCACACACGCAAACCAACAGTGCTGAGAGATACATTATCCAATTCACCTGCTGCACAAGGGGCATCTAAAGAAGAGAACATGGGAATTAGCCAGTTGGGTAGGATGTCAGAGGATGTCAGGTTAAAATATTTCATCAGAACAAGAAAGTAGGCCTGGTTGCACAGTCTGACAAACAATATCCAGCCAATTGAATTGAaggtttgaatgcacagagaggatacagtgcattcggaaagtatttgttacgttacagccttactttaaaatggattaaatacttcccccccttatcaatctacagacaatacctcataatgacaaaggcttttatacaaaaaaataaaatacagaaataccttagTTACATAAGTTCTCAGgccctttgctacgagactctaaattgagctcagttgcatcctgtttccaatggtcatccttgagatgtttcatcaacttggttggagtccacctgtggtaaattcaatttattggacatgatttggaaagacacacacctgtctatataaggtcccacagttgacagtgcatgccagagcaaaaaccaaaccatgaggtcgaaggaattgtctgtagagctctgagacaggattgtgttgaggcacaaatCTGGCAAAGGGCATCAAAAaaaaatctgcagcattgaaggtccccaagaacacagtggcctccatcattcttaaatggaagtttagaaccaccaagactcttcctagagctgaccatgCAGCCAAACTGACATATAGAGGGAAAaggcccttggtcagggaggtgagcaaaaacatgatggtcactctgacagagctccagagtttccaTGTGgcaatgggagaaccttccagaaggacaaccatctccgtaacactccaccaatcaggcctttatggtagtggccagacggaagccactcctcagtaaaaggcatgacagcccgcttggagtttgccaaaaagcacctaaagaattcagaccatgagaaacaagattctctggtctgatgaaaccaagattgaagtctttggcctgaatgccaagcgtcacgtctggagaaaacctggcaccatccctacggtgaagcatggtggtggcagcatcatgctgtggggatgtttttcagcgggtgggactgggagactagtcaggatcgagggaaagatgaacagagcaaaatacagagatccttgatgaaaacctgctccagagcactcaggacctacgactggggcgaaggttcaccttccaacaggacaacgacactaagcacacagccaagacaacatagacttgtcccgaagccagtcctatgaatgttcttgagtggcccagccagagcccgcacttgaacccgatcaaacatccccggagagacctaaaaatagctgtgcagcaacgctcctcattcaacctgacagagcttgagatgatctgcagagaagaatgggagaaactgtccaaatacaggtgtgccaagcttatagcatcatacccaagaagacccaaggttcttcaacaaagtactgagtaaagggtctgaatacttatgtaaatgtcatattacaAATGagcaaaaacaaataaaaattatgtttttgctttgtaattatggtgttatgttgtgttgattgatgagggggggaaacaatttaatccattttagaataaggctgtaacgtaacaaaatgtggaaaaagtcaaggggtctgaatactttccgaatgcactgaacaTCTACTACAAAGTTCTCCTCAGAAAATTGTTCAATTGTATTAAAATGTGCTACACATGGGATTTTTTTGCATTGTAATTCCCAAAAATGTACTTAACGTATCTGGTGCTAATAGCGGAACGATagtgtttcacagtattacttaCCCACCAGCGTTGTGATTGTCTGTTATATAAGTGCCTATTGATTTCTCCCACCGGAGTGGCATCTGTTATCAAACTGGGAAAGctgttctgactttgtggctgtgttatctagtggaaatGGCTGTCATTTCatgtctggattttttttccaaaCACTCTTTGctcaatttcagtttatgtgagaaAACAAGCACAATAGGGAGTCGTTGTACCATCTAAATCACTGTGAAATGCATTTTCAATATAAaatgaatatataaatataaaaatatatatttttttttttttacagctgtTTGAAACTGGTGGACCAAAAATGAAAGTAACTTTTGTTTTGGACCACCAACTTCAAACAGCAGAAAAAAACAATATTTGTTGTTATTAAAATATATTTCAGTGATATAAATGGCACAATGCTTACCTACACTATTCAGTGCTTGTTTTCTCAAATAAACTGAAACTGAGGAAACACTGCAGAATTTCTGCAACAAGGAAATGGCAGCCATTTCCACTAGATAACATAGCCACAAAGTTAGAACCAGCTTAGGTGAATATccaatcacaacactggtggGTAAGTAATACTGTGAAAGACTATCATTCCATTATCAGTGCCATCTATGTTAATTAAGGACATTTTCTGGAATTACAATGCAAAAATTCCCCAAAGAATTCTGTGTGGCACCTTTaagtaggagggagagaaaagaaaacGAAGCAATGGATTTGTGTTGAAATATACGTGTTGttatattttaaaataaaatgtgttaATTAGAATAAATACATATCTGAGCCTGGGAGAAACAACGTTACACATTTCAGTGTAAAAGGTCAAATTGTGCAAATTAGATTTTTTATTAATTGAGTTTGTGCAACAAGTCCTGATTGCATCTTGGCAAACACAAAGGGCATGCCTTTAGTTAACAGAATTTGACTGTATGGTTCAACACTACGTCAAATATACTTACCCTGACAAAAACAGGCAGCAGAGCAGAGTGAATGACCTAACTACTCAACTTTGCgcgggggggggggactggggaCAATTAAGCCAAATGAAGGCAAAGGTGAAAAATCAGCTCTGAGCATCACAACGAGGAGAGAACTGAGAGCCAACAGTTTGGATCATGCCAGACTAGTTAGTGAAAGGTAGAGAAACATGAACGTATTACCCGTGTGGACATACCTCCTCATCATCCAGGAAACCATCATACCAGTCCACCAGGTCTGCAGGGGGCTGGGTGTATCTGGAGGAAACGCACACATAACACACTACTGAGCATCCCATTGAATAACACATGTAGAAGTCTTTGACTTCCGCCTGCATCTTGACGCACATGTTAATTAACCATCTGAAGGTAGATACTGTTTTGACATTTTTTCCCTTTAGCAGACACtcctatccagagcgacttacaggaacaattagggttaagagccttgctcaaggacacaggCAGATTTTTTCTTTCTTCACCGAGTCTGCTCTGGGATTCGAAACCATaaacttttcagttactggcccaatgctcttagccgctaggctacctactgttGTCTGCGAACACATCTTATATAACACCTCTATTCCAGGAAAATACATGTAGTTAATTTAACAACATATTAATAGAGATGTCGGAACAAAATGGTATCATTTAGGCATGCAACTATATACTGCAAAATGGCTGCTGAGCATCTCACAAAGAGGTCGCAACCCATTAGAACAGGGTGAGTGAAATGTATTTACAACCAAATAAAAACAAGTCCAATAGGTTCTATCCTTTGTGCAAACATTTGCCTTTTACATAAACCAAAATGTAAAAGAGTCGTACCTTATGTACATGAAACCAAGTGCTCTGATGTAGGGCGAGTCGTTGTGAGTTATCAGTCCCATCACCTGCTTGCGGGTCATCTTGAGGGTAAACAGCTTATACAACAGGCAGAAAGCCGTGGACACAATGCCGCCTGTCCCGACTCCACGCACCTGAGAACAGAGGTTCATGTGTTAGACGTTTCGATTTTTGGGACCAGTGTTCCTAACATGTATCTG from Oncorhynchus masou masou isolate Uvic2021 chromosome 3, UVic_Omas_1.1, whole genome shotgun sequence includes these protein-coding regions:
- the LOC135510284 gene encoding LOW QUALITY PROTEIN: pre-mRNA-splicing factor 38B-like (The sequence of the model RefSeq protein was modified relative to this genomic sequence to represent the inferred CDS: inserted 3 bases in 2 codons); the protein is MANNTVAGNQQQGQAVNKIGPNPGKHGNNLPLWGNEKTMNLNPMVLTNVLSSPYFKVQLYELKTYHEVVDEIYFKVTHVEPWEKGSRKTAGQTGMCGGVRGVGTGGIVSTAFCLLYKLFTLKMTRKQVMGLITHNDSPYIRALGFMYIRYTQPPADLVDWYDGFLDDEEELDVKAGGGCVMTIGEMVRSFLTKLEWFSTLFPRIPVPVQKMIDTQMKARPRKVPEKVEEPVEPVPEEGRATEGRRRSRSPRRSPKRSRSRSHHRERERHGPSFDRELERERDRQRKEREGKDGDRRGGERERGEKERDRGGERERRRSRSRERKGERKDREKEREGGGENDRSRRKDRGSDRGRERSKDKRSKGETEDRRHKEERDERRGHREERKAKRSSRSGSRERRHKEKSKKREVQEESGSKSXGEKEKTGKRSRSKERSRSKERAXRPREPSNGKDHGKHRERRRSQSMDRGERTTQSARAESP